One part of the Glycine soja cultivar W05 chromosome 11, ASM419377v2, whole genome shotgun sequence genome encodes these proteins:
- the LOC114373026 gene encoding zinc finger BED domain-containing protein RICESLEEPER 2-like: protein MSASTPMAGGNEDNKGNDVGKNTKQGAEAVIKKKRQKHQQFGMTFMKLKFLEWEKRLCAGWNHQKEVLSFMKVPAPRRGIDVADAIFKCLKAWGIEEKVFSVCCSHILNLLVEDGLDKIKDVIQNVRESVKYINHNDSRLKAFCDVAEQKHLKERKLIIDCPTRWNSTFQMLSTTLKFKTAFSTYSERDPHYTYAPLHEDWEKVQKVCTLLEVFNVATHVISGNEYPIANLCLAEVWRVKQVIDNALEDTTFFMREMAGSMRVKFDKYWGECNMLMSIASVLDPRCKFHVVNICFPLIYKSKEIAMENIEKVRNSLQQLYDEHVTLSINESSLNEMNDIGINSSTTFASKSSIVIGFDQIMNIVRANEATPPVNSELEDYLKENVYIPETSNSYFSVLEWWRNNSLKYKVLSKMAGDILAIPISTVVSESTFSAKGRVIDEYCSKLNEESIEALICRGIDFAIIII, encoded by the exons ATGTCTGCATCTACTCCTATGGCGGGTGGCAATGAGGATAACAAAGGTAATGATGTtggaaaaaatacaaaacaaggAGCAGAGGCTGTTATTAAgaagaaaaggcaaaaacatcAACAGTTTGGAATGACTTTCATGAAGTTGAAATTCTTGGAGTGGGAAAAAAGGTTATGTGCAG GTTGGAATCATCAAAAAGAAGTCTTGAGTTTTATGAAGGTGCCTGCTCCACGGCGAGGAATTGATGTGGCTGATGCCATTTTCAAGTGCTTAAAGGCATGGGGTATTGAAGAAAAAGTGTTTTCTGT ATGTTGCTCACACATATTAAACTTATTGGTGGAAGATGGCCTCGATAAGATTAAGGATGTCATTCAGAATGTTCGTGAAAGTGTGAAGTATATTAACCATAATGATTCAAGACTAAAGGCATTTTGTGATGTTGCTGAACAAAAACATCTGAAAGAAAGAAAGCTCATCATTGATTGTCCCACTAGGTGGAATTCCACATTTCAAATGTTGTCAACAACATTGAAGTTCAAAACTGCATTTTCAACCTATAGTGAAAGAGATCCACACTATACTTATGCACCTTTACATGAGGATTGGGAAAAAGTGCAAAAGGTTTGTACACTTTTAGAAGTTTTTAATGTAGCTACACATGTAATCTCAGGCAATGAGTATCCTATTGCTAATTTATGTCTTGCAGAAGTTTGGAGGGTTAAGCAAGTAATAGACAATGCATTAGAGGATACAACTTTTTTCATGAGAGAAATGGCAGGTTCAATGAGGGTAAAGTTTGACAAATATTGGGGAGAATGTAATATGTTGATGTCCATTGCAAGTGTTTTGGATCCTAGGTGCAAGTTCCATGTTGTTAACATATGTTTTCCATTGATATACAAGTCTAAAGAAATTGCAATGGAGAATATAGAGAAGGTACGAAACTCACTTCAACAATTATATGATGAGCATGTGACTTTGAGTATCAATGAATCATCcttaaatgaaatgaatgatATTGGCATAAATTCTTCAACTACCTTTGCATCTAAATCTTCTATTGTCATTGGATTTGATCAAATAATGAACATTGTGCGTGCAAATGAAGCCACCCCTCCAGTGAACTCAGAATTAGAGGATTATCTTAAGGAGAATGTTTATATTCCTGAAACTAGTAACTCTTATTTTAGTGTGTTagagtggtggaggaacaataGCCTAAAATACAAGGTTTTATCAAAGATGGCGGGTGACATACTAGCTATTCCAATATCAACAGTAGTTTCAGAGTCTACATTTAGTGCTAAGGGTAGGGTAATTGATGAGTATTGTTCTAAACTAAATGAAGAATCTATTGAAGCGCTCATTTGCAGGGGGATTGACTTCgccataattataatttga